Below is a window of Parcubacteria group bacterium DNA.
AAAAGTAACCCATTCGCCAGCCCCGCCTGCGGTGATGGGATCGATTGATCAATGATTTGCTCCATCACATGCCGAAATGTGGCAAAATGCGTCCCTATCGTTTCTCTCCTACCTACAACATCATAAGAATATTCACTGCAAATATAATACACGCCATGCATGGCAAGATACATGTGATAATCAAATTCATCAATATTTTCCGGTACAGATGCTATGCATGACAACAAGAGAATATCTCCCTGTGATATTTGCGGATATTTTGCATCTTTGATCAAAACTTTTATATCCCCATGTTCAAATTGCGCACGAACTTCCGTATACCATTGCTTTTGCACCAGATCATCACTGACACGCGCCTCACCAGTGATCATTTGTCCTTCTGCATCACGATACTTCTCTATGGCTGCCATGCGCTCTTGCATAACAAACACACCACCACACACACCCAACAAAAAAATGACCACAAACCATCCCTTTGGTTTTTTATAAAAAACATCCGTGCAGCCAATGCCAATGAGCGCGACCACAAAAAATAAAATATCATTTGGCAGATCATAAAAAGATCGCCAAATGATCCCACACACAAAACCGATCGATCCGGCAAAAACAACACGTGAAATATGTGGGAGTATCGTAAACATGTGCATGCACATATTAAAAATGAATATGCTAGAATATCACAATCATATTTTTCTGCAAATATGAGTTTATCTTGAGTTCATCTAACATTTTGAAATAAAAACTGTGCAATCATTCATTTCCGAGAATATTGAACCTTGTATACGGGAAAATTTATTTTTATCAGAAAAATTCATAAACAAATTCTCGAAAACATCACCAAATCACGTATGGGTTGGATATAAAAAAGAAAAGAGCATGTTGCAAACATGCTCCTGTAAGAATAATAAACTGGTATGTCCTGCGGTCTCATTTACCAACTATTTCCACGATTTTTGTACGTGACTGTGCACCGCGTACGATCTGCACACAACTTTTTGCCACATCAAAATGCTTTGCGAGCATCTTTTGCACGACATCATTTGCCTTTCCATCCACCGGCACAGCTGTCGTGCGCACAATATATACGCCATCATCACACGTCACGCTGTTGGATTTTGCACGCGGAATCACCTTTATATTGATACGCATATGGATTAGTTTGTAGGAGATGGTTACTTAGTCACACGGACATCACATTAAGACAGTAACATTAAATATAGTATGTATTGATTTTCAATGATCAATTTTCAATTTACAATGAATTTTCAATGCTTTAATTATTCAATGTGTAAAAATTGTGAAATTGATTTGTTGATTGAAAATTGGAAAATGTAAATTGGAAATTAATGTTATTCACCCTTTCATTACATCTTGGATAACACGGCGAAAACTATCTGCGCTGCCGATCGCCTTGTACACACTCGCAAACCGGATGAACGCCACATCATCCACATCGCGCAATTTATCCATGATGATCTTGCCGATCACACGACTTTTCATTTCCCTCTTTTCTTTTGATTGGATCGCATATTCGATCTCTGCGATGAGTTTTTGGATGCGCTCTTCCGTCACAGGTCTTTTTTCCAATGCTTTGCGAAGTCCTTTTTCGATCTTTTCACGACTATATTCTTCACGAGAGCCGTCGCGCTTGATCACCGTAAGTCGCAAGATTTCAATCTCTTCATATGTCGTAAATCGTTCATTGCATTTCAGGCATTCGCGACGACGACGCACTGCGCGCCCTTCTGTGATCGTGCGAGAATCCACTACTCTCGTCTGTTGCGGCTTCTTGCAAAATGGACATTTCATAGATATATGTACTACAAAATTAACAGGTGTTCTCCTCCCATTCATTATATCACAAAAATACACCACTACCTGTAGTGTGGTTTTTGTGATTCTGCGATTGCTTTAATTGGCATCTTCCGTTCCTACAATAAACCAATCAAACTTTACATCCCCATCATCACTTATGTGATCGATCGTAATTGTAAATCGACCTTTGTCGTAATTTTTTTCTACGTAGTATGTATTACCTTCCATTTTTGAGTTTGCCGTCACAAAGACGCGACTATCCTTTGAAAGTGCAGTTGTTTCCACCACGACTTCTTTCTCTCCGGAAGCAATCGTTGCTGTCCCCACGGACGCGGCATTTGCTTTTGTGTCATCATTTTTTTCTGTCACATTATCATCCACGATGATCCTCTGTGTTGTAAGTTCTTTTGTGATGATTTTGTCCGTTGTCAATACGCCGGCGATCGTCACATCTCCTTCTTTGTTGGCAAAAA
It encodes the following:
- a CDS encoding DUF167 domain-containing protein, which translates into the protein MRINIKVIPRAKSNSVTCDDGVYIVRTTAVPVDGKANDVVQKMLAKHFDVAKSCVQIVRGAQSRTKIVEIVGK
- the nrdR gene encoding transcriptional regulator NrdR, with the protein product MKCPFCKKPQQTRVVDSRTITEGRAVRRRRECLKCNERFTTYEEIEILRLTVIKRDGSREEYSREKIEKGLRKALEKRPVTEERIQKLIAEIEYAIQSKEKREMKSRVIGKIIMDKLRDVDDVAFIRFASVYKAIGSADSFRRVIQDVMKG